TCCGCGCCTGGCGCCCGCTCCCGTTCGCTTACTCGTGGGTCCGACCGGAACGCGGAAGGACCCGCCCTCGCGCCGAGGCGCCAGGTCAAGACTCGCCGATCTTGAGCACGCTGAGGAACGCTTCCTGCGGGATCTCGACGCTGCCGATCTGCTTCATGCGCCGCTTGCCCTCCTTCTGCTTCTCCAGCAGCTTGCGCTTGCGCGTGATGTCGCCGCCGTAGCACTTGGCGGTGACGTTCTTGCGGAAGGGCTTGACGGACTCGGCCGCGATGATCTTGCCGCCGATGGCGGCCTGGATGCGCACCTCGTACTGCTGCCGCGGCACAACCTCGCGCAGCCTGGAGGCCAGCGCGCGGGCGCGAGGATACGCCTTGTCGCGGTGCGTGATGAACGAGAGGGCGTCCACCACCTCGCCGTTCAGCAGGATGTCGAGCTTGATGAGCTTGGACTCGCGGTAGCCGGCCGGCTCGTAGTCGAACGAGGCGTAGCCCCGCGTGCGACTCTTGAGCTGGTCGAAGAAGTCCATCAGGATTTCGGCCAGCGGCAGCCGGTAGTGCAGCATGACCCGGTCCGGCGCCGGATGCTCCATTCGCACGAATTCGCCGCGGCGGTCGCGGGCCAGGTCCATCACGGTTCCCACGTAGGTCGAGGGGATGAACACGGTCGCGTCGACGTAGGGCTCCTCGATGGCCGCGATCAGCGTGGGCTCCGGAAGTCGCGCCGGGTTGTCGATGTCTTCGGCGCGCCCGTCGGTGCGGTCTACGCGGTAGATGACGGAGGGTGACGTGGCGATCAGCTGCAGCCCGAACTCGCGCTCCAGCCGCTCCTGGATGATCTCCATGTGCAGGAGCCCGAGAAAACCGCAGCGGTAGCCGAAGCCGAGCGCCGCGGAGGTCTCCGGCTCGAAAGAGAGGGCGGCGTCGTTGAGTTGGAGCTTCTCCAGCGCCTCGCGCAGATCCGGGTAGTCCGCGCTGTCGACCGGATAGAGCCCGCAGAAGACCATCGGCTTGGCCTTGCGGTAACCGGGCAGCGCTGCCGATGCCGGGCGCGCCGCGAGCGTCACCGTGTCGCCGACGTTGGCCTCGCCGATCGTCTTGATGCTCGCCGCCAGGAAGCCGACCTCGCCGGCCTTCAGGTCCGTCGTGCTCTCCATACGCGGCCGGAACACCCCGACGCTGGTAACCTCGAACTCCTTGCCCGTGGCCATGAAGCGGACGCGGTCGCCGGGCCGCAGCGCCCCGTCGACGATCCGGACGTAGCACACGACCCCCTGATGGGCGTCGAAGTGGCTGTCGAAGACGAGTGCGCGGAGCGGCGCGGTCGGATCGCCGGACGGTGGGGGCACGTTGCGCACGATCTGCTCGAGGATGTCGCGCGTTCCGATCCCCTGTTTGGCGCTCGCCAGCACCGCGTCGTGCGCCTCGATCGCCAGGACGCTCTCGATCTCGTCGCGCACCCGCTCGGGCTCGGCCGCCGGCAGGTCGATCTTGTTGATGACCGGGACGAGCGTCAGGCCGTTGTTGTAGGCGAGGTTGACGTTGGCCAGGGTCTGCGCCTCGACGCCCTGCGCGGCGTCCACCACCAGGATGGCGCCCTCGCAGGCGGCGAGCGACCGCGATACCTCGTAGGTGAAGTCGACGTGCCCCGGGGTATCGATCAGGTTGAGCTCGTACTCGTCGCCCGCCTCGGCGGTGTACCGCAGGCGCACGGCGGTCATCTTGATGGTGATCCCCCGCTCGCGCTCGATGTCCATCGTGTCGAGGAGCTGGTCCTGCATGTCCCGCTCGGCGATCGCGCCGGTCATCTCCAGGATGCGGTCAGCCAGCGTCGACTTGCCGTGGTCGACGTGCGCGATGATGCAGAAGTTGCGGATGTGGTCCTGGGTGTAGCCTTCCATGCGCTCCCCTGGGGGGTCGGGCCCGCCCACCATCCGCTCATTATAGCACAGGGCATCCTCGGGCATCGGGCGCCGGCCGCCGGGTCGCCGGAACCCTCCGCCAGCCCCGGACGTCGTCTTCTGAGCGGCGGCCAGAGACGGCGACGAGCACCGGCCGCCCGCACCAAACGGAGAGACACCATGAGACTGCTCACGATAGGCCGGGCCGCCGCGCTCGGCATCCTGTTCTGCGCCGCGAGCGCGGCCGCATCGGCCCAGGACATCACGGTTCGCGTGAACGGCGAGACCGTGAGCTTCCCGGGTACGCAGCCGCGGGAGGTCGGCGGGCGCGTCCTCGTGCCGCTGCGCGGCGTCCTGGAGGACATGGGCGCACACGTGCGGTGGAGGCCCGATGACAACACCGTCGTGGCCACGCGCGGCCAGACGCGAATCGTGTTGCCGATCGGCCGCCGCGATGCGCGGGTCGACGGCCGCCGAGTCCGGCTCGACGTGCCCGCGATGATCGTGAACGGATCGACGATGGTGCCGCTGCGCTTCGTGAGCGAGTCGCTCGGCGCCGAGGTTCATTGGCGGTCCGCGACGCGCACCGTCGCCATCAGCACCAGCGATGAGTACGCGCGCCGCTACCGGCAGGACGAGAACAACGACTACGGCAACGACCGCGATGGTAACGACAACGACTCGTCGTCGGTCACACGGACGACTCTGCCCGTGGGCACGGTGATCCCGGTCAAGCTGCAGACCGACCTGAGCAGTAACGACAACCGCGAGGGCGACGCCTTCACGGCGACGGTCGACCAGGGCGAGTCCGCCGCCGGCCTTCCGGACGGAACGCGCTTCGAGGGCGTGGTGACCACGGCGATCGCCTCAACGAAGGGCAAGCCCGGCGTGCTGCAGCTCGATGTGCGCCGCGTGATCTTCCCGGACGGGACCAGCCGCGCGATCGACGCGAGCATCACCTCCCTTGACGCCAAGAACGTGGAACGCGGCGAGGACGGCCGCCTGCGGGCGAAGGCCACGGGCAACTCCGAGCAGTGGAAGTGGGTCGGCATCGGCGCGGGCGCCGGCTACCTGATCAGCAGCCTGACGAACGGCAACCGACTGGTCGACGCGCTGCTCGGCGCGGGCGCCGGCTATCTGTACAACGCCCTGCAGAAGAAGGGCGCGGGCGCTGTCCACCTGGACGAGGGCACCGAGTTCGGCGTCCGGCTGGATCGGCGTCTGGCGTTCAGCCGCCGCTAGCGGCAACTGCCTGGCGAGCCGCCGCCGAGCCAACGCGGGGCCCGCGCGCCGTGGCGCGCGGGCCCCGCGACCGCGATGCGTGCTCTGGTACCTGAGCCCGCTGGCGTCGCGCGCCGACAATGGCCGTGTGAACACCCCTCTCTCGACAGGTCGGTCGCCTGATCCCGCCGGCGGGCTCGACGGCATGGCCCTCTCCGCGGGCGCGGCTCGCCCGACCGTGCGCGACGCGATGCTGCGCCTGTCGCAGCGGCTGACCGAGCCGCTCGAGGTGCGCGACATCGCCCGGGCGCTGGCCGCGACTGCGCGCGAGCTCTTCCACGGAGACGCCTTCTTCTTCAGCCTGCTCGAGGTAGGCGGGTCCCTGACGGGCGTCTATGCCGAGGATACGCCGCACGATGCCCTGGGGCCCGTCGAGGTGCCGTTCGGGGGCGGCATGCGCATTGGCGAGACGATGCGCGGCGTCCTGGATGGTCACCCCTGCGTGATCAATCGGTCGGCGCCGCCGAGGGAGACGGTACCCTTCGGCTGCACCGATCGGCTCTCGCGCTCGCTGCTCTACGCGCCAGTGACCTGGCACGCCCGTGTGGTGGCGGTCCTCTCGGTACAAAGCTACACCCCCTGCCGTTACGCCGAGACGGACCTGAGCCTTCTTCAGGTGATGGCCAACCTGGCCGGAGCGGCCGTGGCGCGTTCGTGGGCGGAGCGCGCCCTGCGCGAGAGCGAGGAGCGGCTGAACCTCGTCCTCAAAGGCGCCAACGACGGCTTCTGGGACTGGGACCTTGCTGCTGGCTCCATCTACCGCTGCCCGCGCTGGCACGCCATGCTCGGCTACGGCTCGGAGGAGATTCCGCCGAATCCAGAGGCTTGGCGCGCGCTCGTGCACCCCGAGGACCGGCCCCACGTCCTCCGCGCCCTCGACGACCACCTGGAGGGCCGCACGGACGCCTACGAGGAAGAGTACCGCGTTCGCGCGCGCTCCGGCGCGTGGATCTGGGTTCTGGACCGTGGACGCGTTGTCGCGCGCGGCGCAGACGGCTCGGCGACACGTGCCGCCGGTACGCAGGCGGACGTGACCCACCGCAAACGTGCCGAGGCCGACCTTGCGGAGGCCAACGCCGGCCTTGAAGCGGCGCTCGGCCGCGCACAGCGCCTCGCGCTGGACGCCGAGGCGGCGAGCCGGGCCAAGGGCGCCTTCCTGGCCAACATGAGCCACGAGATGCGAACGCCGATGAACGGCGTCATCGGCATGGCGGAGATCCTGCTCGGAACGGCCCTCGACCCCGAGCAGCGCGAGTGTGCGCAGGCCCTCCGACTGAGCGCCGGGAAGCTGCTCAGGCTCGTCAACGACGTGCTTGACCTGTCGAGGATCGAGAGCGGCAGGCTCGCCATCGAGGCCGAACCAGTCGATCTGCGGCAGCTCGTGGCCGACGTGATCGCCAACTCGTCCCCCGAAGCGCTCGCCGGGGGGCCGCGCATCCACTCGCGCGTCGACGCGGAGGTGGCACACGTACGGATCGACCCGGCCCACGTTCGACAGATCCTGGGGAACCTTGTGGCCAACGCGGTGAAGTTCGCGCCATCGGGCGAGGTCGTGGTGACGGCGGAGCGAGTGCTGGCCGAGGGCGGCACGGCATCGCTGCGACTGACGGTCCGCGACACGGGCATCGGCATCCCCGAGGATCGGCAGGAGGCCGTGTTCCAGGCGTTCACGCAGGTCGACGGATCCGTGACGCGCCGCTACGGCGGCGCCGGGCTCGGCCTGACGATCGTGCGCCAGTTGGTGCTGCTCATGCGCGGTACCGTCTCAGTCGAGAGCGCCGCGGGGCGCGGCAGCACCTTCCGGGTCGATCTGCCGCTCGACGCGGAGCCCGCGAGCGCACGGCCGGTGCCGGCGAGCGGGTCCAGCCCGGCGCCGGCGGTGGCTGCCCTGGACCGCGAGCGGCTCGCGCAGGCATCCGGCGGCGACGCGCAGTTCGAGCAGGAGCTTCTCGACGAGCTCGTGGCCTCGACCGGCGACTACCTTTCGGAGGCGAGCGCCGCGCTGGCCGCGGGCGACGTGGCGCGCGTGTGCGCGAGCGCCCACGCTCTGCGCGGCAGCGCCGCGACGGTCGGCGCCGCGGCGCTCGAGCGCGTCTGCTCGGCGTTGGAGAGGGCCGCGCGCTCCGGCGCCGCCGAAGAGGCGCGCGACCTGCTCGCCCGGCTCGCCGTCGAGGCCGATCGACTCGTGGAGATAGCCGCCGCCCGGGGGCGTGGGCAGACCGCCTGACTATACGAGCGCGCTCGGAAGGAGATGCGCGCAGGCGCGTGGAAGTGGCTGACGCGCGGCGCGGGTGCGCGCGGCGGCGACGCCGCGGGCCACACGAGTGGCGACCGGAAGCGCACGCCGCGAGGCGCGGGAGCCAACCATGCTGTCGGCGGAGCAGCGTGCGCACTGGGAGAGCGATGGCTACGTGCGCCTCGGCCAGGTGGCGGACGAGCGCCTGCTCTCCTCGATGCAGACCCGCATCGACGACCTGATGCTCGGTAACCTGCCCAACGAGCATATCTGGTTTCAGCCGGACTCCGAGACCGGCCGGTACGGCGATGTTCCCTCCACGAACGGGCGCTGGGCCGGGGCCACCCTCGCCTACCGCAAGATCGAGCGCCTCGAGCGCGACCCCGTGTTCCTTGCCTACGTCCAGCACCCCGTGTTCCGCGCCATCACCCGTGAGTTGGTCGGCGAGAACGTCTCCATCTTCCGCGCCATGTTCATGAACAAGCCCGCGCGCAAGGGGACCCATCTCCCCTATCACCAGGATGCCGGCACGCAGTGGGGCCTGGACCGCGACCCGTTCATGACGATCTGGACGGCGCTCGACGACGCCACCGTCGCGAACGGATGCGTTCAGGTCATTCCCGGCAGCCATCGCCTCGGCCTTCTCTCGGAACACGGCCATACCATCACGGCGGAGCAGGAGATCCAGCACGCGCGCGACGAGGCGAGCGCCTTCCTGGAGGCACGCGCGGGCGAGGCGCTGCTGCTCCACAACCTGCTGCTGCACCGCTCGGGCATCAACGAGACCGATCGCCCGCGGCGCGCCTTCAGTGTCGTCTATATGGACGCGGCGACGCGCGACGCGACGGGCCGCGGCCGGGAGTTCCCGAGGGTCTTTGGCGAGGGCGCGATGGCGACCGCCACGGCCTGATCGGCCGCACCGCGAGGGGGTGGCATGAAGCACTGGGCGCTGCCGGGCCTGCTCATCGCCCTCTTGGCGCCGCTGCCCGAAGCGAGCGCGCGCGCCGACGTGCGCGTGGAGCGCGTGAGCTACCACGGCTGGCCGGAAGCCTACCGCCTGAGCAACGGCACCGTCGATCTCGTCGTCGTACCCGAGATCGGGCGCATCATGCGCTACGGCTACCTGGGCCGCCCCAACGTGCTCTGGGAGAACGCCGGCCTGCGCGGCAAGACCCTCGACCCGGCCCGCCCGAGCCCGGAATGGGTGAACTTCGGTGGCGACAAGCTCTGGCCGGCGCCACAGAGCGCCTACTGGCCGCCAGACCCCCACCTCGACGGCGCGCCGCAGACCGTCACCATCATGAGCGGCACGCGCCTGCGCATGGAGTCACCCCGGAGCGCGAAGCTCGGCATCCGCTTCGTGCGCGTGATCGCCCTGGCCGATTCCGGCACCGGCGTGCGCATTCGCAACACCGTCGTCAACGACTCGCGCGATGAAGTCGAGGTGTCGGTGTGGGAAGTGACCCAGATCAGCGAACCGGCCTGGGCCGCGCTCGACGTGTACCGGCGCGGGCGGTTCCCGCGCGGCTATTACGTCTTCCCGGACTCGGCGCCGGCCGCCGGGGCGCTGACTGCGCGGCGAGGCGAGGTGCGGCTGCGCCGGGACCCGAGGCAGGCCGGCAAGATCGGGGCGGACTCGCCGCGCGGCCGGGTCCGCGCGCGGGTTGGCCGAGTGGTCTTCAGCGTCTCCGCGCCCTTCGAGAAGGACGCTCTGTACCCGGACCAGGGCTGCGCCCAGGAGATCTGGTCGAACCCGGATCCACTCCGGTACATGGAGCTCGAGCTCCTCGGCCCCATCGTGCGGCTGCGGTCTGGCGCCGCTCAGACGCTCGAGACGCGCTGGCGACTCGAGCGCGCGCGCGACTGAGCGGTTCGCGCACTGCTACGGGTGCGGCTGCCCGCGCCTCGGGTGCTCGACCACCGTGGCGCGCGGGCCAAAGCGTATCCTCGGCTGCCCCCGGAAGTCGACCGGCCGCGTCCCGTAGACCCCCAGCACCGCCGCCCAGCAGAGCACCGAGCAGAGCACGGCCCCGGCGACGCCGACAACCACCGTGCGGCGAATCGGCGACCGGTAGGTTCCCGGAGCCTCCTCCGGCGCCGGGGTAACCACGCGCGCCCACAAGACGAGGAGCAAGGTGCACAGCGCGGCGTTGAGGATGATGACGCCCTCCGTGATCAGGCGCGCGGGAGCGAACGCCACCAGCGCCCGCTCGAAGTTGGCGATGACCGCCCACCAGAGGAACAGCACGTAGAGAAGCTGCCCACGGCCGAGCCAGGAGCGCGGCAGGATGGGCAGCGGCCGCCGCATGTGCTCGATCAGCAGCCAGACGACGATGACGGCGACCGCCAGGTAGCCGATGTTGAACCACGTGATGGGCTGCAGCCAGTACATGACCTGGGGCATCGCGCCCGCCTTCACCCACTCCTCCGGGTTCTTCCGCGCGTTCAGGTAGGTCACGAGCACGAGCACGGCGGCCGGAGCGAACCAGTCCGTCCAGCGGCGCACCGGCGGGTCGTCGCTCACGCGCGGGGCGCGCGGCGCCAGCACGAGGGCGACAGCCGCGATGCCGATGCCGTTGATCAGGCCGTACGTCTGCTCGAGCACGCTGTGCCAGTTGGTCTGCCACCCCGTCCTGAGCGCCAGGATCTGGATGAGCGTCGCCAGGGCGAAGCCGGCGCCGCCGACGAAGCCCGCGATCAGCGAGGCGAGCGTGACGCCGCCCAGGCCGTCACGCTGAAGGTAGACCCACATGCCCACGGTCATCCCCAGGCAGCCAGCCCAGTTGTCCCCGCGCGGCGGCGTCATGCGCCAGTCGAGCAGCACCGGGAAGAGCAAGAAGCAGACCCACCAGCCCACCGCCATGTGCAGGATGAGCGAGGCGCCGGGATCGATCCGCCGCCGGCAGGCCGAGTACGCGAGCATCGAGACGATGGCCAGCAGCGCCGTGGTCCAGTCCGTATCGAGCCAGTAGAGCGGCTCGTCCTGCCGGTACTCCGGGCGCGCGGCGAACGCCGTGTTCCCCAGCGCGTGCGCCAGAGCGGTGTTCAGCGCGTCGTAGGTCAGGTCGTGCACGATGAGGACGGCATAGAAGACAAGAAACGGTACAAAGAGCGCCGTCAGACGCTCGCGCCTGAGATAGGCCGGAAGCGCCGTGCCCGCGCCACCCAGGGCCGCCCAGAGGAAGCCGATCAGAAACAGGCTGGCAAACCCGTAGACGATCGTCAGCGAGTCGCCCGAATGGGTGTAGGCGAGTACGTGGCCGTAGGACATGGACCCGCCGAACGACCACCCGAGTGCCCCGAAGGCCGCGAAGTAGGCGATGCGACGGTGCCAGTCCTCTCGGCCCGAAAGAAGCACGGCGGCCATCGCGGCCAGCGCCCCCGGCATCATCGCTCCGTGCTCATGGCCGAAGTTGCCCCGGATGCCCCAGCCGATGGAGAGCGAAAGCGCGCAGAGAAGCACGACCCGCCACGCCGGAACGCGCCCCGCGACGATGCCGGGCTCCATCCTAACCCTCCTCCGTGAGGACGCGGCCCTTGGGAGCGTGCTCTGGCGGCGCCGGAGCTATCCCGCCGGCATGCAGGCGAATCCAGGTCTCGAACCCGCGATGGCCCTCGCGCAGACGGATGACGCGCGCGCCCAGCGGAAACCCCTCGCGCCCGTACGTGTTGTAGCCGCTGCCGCGGCCGTAACAGAGCCGCACTCCGTGCAGCTCTCCCTCGAAGTCGTTCACGTGATCGTGGCCCACGAAGACGCCCATCACGTCGCCCGCCTCCACCATGGCGGCGAAGAGCCCGCTGTTGAGCTTCGGGCAGCACACGGACTCGTGCTTGCTGCCACGGCACGCGCGGTGATCCCACACCTCGTCGTACTCCGGAAGCGGGATGTGCATGAAGGCCAGTGCGGGCAGCGTGGAGCGCTCGGGCGAGGACCGAGGCACGAGGGCGGCCTCGCGCGCCGCGCGGACGGCCTCCTCTGCGCTGCGGCCCTCGGCGTGCACCGGCGCCAGCGCGGCGGCAACCCCGAGGTACCAACCGATCTGCTCGCGCGTCACCCAAGCGTAGCCCTCGACGGCACGCGGGGCGTAGCTCAGGGAGTCGATGCCGTAGAGCGCTGCGGCCAGACGGCCGTCGCCGGCCGCGATGGGGAGCACGTAGTTGCCCACTCCGGGCAGGTTGGGCGGGCCGGGCTCGGAGAGGCAATGCGGGTGTTCGCGCTGCACTTCCATCAGGTCGGCACGGGTGGCGCCGCCCTCGTCGTCGTGGTTGCCGAAGACGGCCATCCACAGTTGGCCGCGACTCTCGAGCGGGGCGACGAGCTTCCGCCAGGAGTCGGCCGGGTCGAGGCAAGCGCCGCCCGCGATCACGTCGCCGGTCAGCACCACGAGGTCCGGGCGCTCGGCGTCGACGACGGACTGGAGCAGATCGAGCGTCTGGAGGTCGCGGGGCTCGCCGTTCTGGTAGTGGGTGTCGGTGATCTGGACGACGGTGAACGACCCATCCTCGCGGAACCGAAGCGTCGGGGCCATGGAGCCTCCTCTCGCGCCGCGCGAGCGTACCGCCCCGAGCGCATCGACCTCGGGGCCGGCGGCGCCCTCAGGCTTCACCGCCGCGCTCGCCGCGTCCTGCGTGCGCGACCCTGAGGTCGCACCGCGGCGGAACCCGTCGCGCGGCCCCGCCGTACCTCCTGTCAGCGCGGCGCGCGAAGGAGGCGGCGCCGCGGGCGACGAATCGCCGGCGGGGGCGGCCGCCCCTTCCTCCGCGCCGCGCGCCCGGGAGCCGCGATGAGCAGACCGCCGACGAACACCCCGGCGCCGCCCGGCGCTCTGGCTGCCCGCTTGCGCCGCTCCAGGGCGGCGCTCGGAGCCGTGCTCGGCCTGGGGATCGCGCTCCTCGCGTTGCTCCCCGCCTCATGCGGCCGCGCGCCGGGCACGGTCGCCGAGGGCGGCGCCATCCGCTTCTGGAACGGGTTCACCGGCCCGGACGGCGCCACGATGGAGCGGATGACCAAGCGCTTCACCGCCGAAACCGGCATCCCGGTGAGGATGCAGATCATCCCCTGGGCCACCTACTACGATAAACTCACGCTGTCGCTGGCCTACGGGGACGCGCCCGACCTGTTCGTGTGCCACGCCAACCGCATCGCCGAGTTCGCCCGTTACCAGGTCTTCGCGCCCATCGCGCCGCTCCTGGCCGCCGACCCATCGTTCGATGTCGACGACATCATCCCCCGCGTGCGCTCCGCCGCCACCTACTGCGGCACGCAGGTGGCGCTCCCTCTGGACTGCCACCCGCAGGGCCTCTACTACAACGCGCGTCTCTTCCGGGAGGCGGGCATCGTCGATGCCGGCGGACGGGCGGCGCCGCCGCGCACGCTGGATGAGTTCCTCGCGGCGGCGCGCCGGCTCACGCGCGATGAGGACGGCGACGGCCAACCGGAGCAGTGGGGCTTCGCCTTCACCTGGCTCCGCACCAACTGGATCACCTTCCTCAGCCAGTTCGGCGCCGGCATCCTCACGCCGGATCTGAGCCGGGCGGCCCTCGCGGAGCCCCCGGCGCTCGAGGCCACGCGCCTCATGCGCGACCTGATCTACCGCTACCGCGTCGCCCCCAAGCCGGAGGGCATCGACGCGTGGATGGGCTTCCGCCAGGGGCGCGTGGCGATGGCCATCGAGGGGATCTACATGATCTCGAGCCTC
This is a stretch of genomic DNA from Chthonomonadales bacterium. It encodes these proteins:
- a CDS encoding copper amine oxidase N-terminal domain-containing protein, which encodes MRLLTIGRAAALGILFCAASAAASAQDITVRVNGETVSFPGTQPREVGGRVLVPLRGVLEDMGAHVRWRPDDNTVVATRGQTRIVLPIGRRDARVDGRRVRLDVPAMIVNGSTMVPLRFVSESLGAEVHWRSATRTVAISTSDEYARRYRQDENNDYGNDRDGNDNDSSSVTRTTLPVGTVIPVKLQTDLSSNDNREGDAFTATVDQGESAAGLPDGTRFEGVVTTAIASTKGKPGVLQLDVRRVIFPDGTSRAIDASITSLDAKNVERGEDGRLRAKATGNSEQWKWVGIGAGAGYLISSLTNGNRLVDALLGAGAGYLYNALQKKGAGAVHLDEGTEFGVRLDRRLAFSRR
- the lepA gene encoding elongation factor 4, which encodes MEGYTQDHIRNFCIIAHVDHGKSTLADRILEMTGAIAERDMQDQLLDTMDIERERGITIKMTAVRLRYTAEAGDEYELNLIDTPGHVDFTYEVSRSLAACEGAILVVDAAQGVEAQTLANVNLAYNNGLTLVPVINKIDLPAAEPERVRDEIESVLAIEAHDAVLASAKQGIGTRDILEQIVRNVPPPSGDPTAPLRALVFDSHFDAHQGVVCYVRIVDGALRPGDRVRFMATGKEFEVTSVGVFRPRMESTTDLKAGEVGFLAASIKTIGEANVGDTVTLAARPASAALPGYRKAKPMVFCGLYPVDSADYPDLREALEKLQLNDAALSFEPETSAALGFGYRCGFLGLLHMEIIQERLEREFGLQLIATSPSVIYRVDRTDGRAEDIDNPARLPEPTLIAAIEEPYVDATVFIPSTYVGTVMDLARDRRGEFVRMEHPAPDRVMLHYRLPLAEILMDFFDQLKSRTRGYASFDYEPAGYRESKLIKLDILLNGEVVDALSFITHRDKAYPRARALASRLREVVPRQQYEVRIQAAIGGKIIAAESVKPFRKNVTAKCYGGDITRKRKLLEKQKEGKRRMKQIGSVEIPQEAFLSVLKIGES
- a CDS encoding DUF4380 domain-containing protein, whose product is MKHWALPGLLIALLAPLPEASARADVRVERVSYHGWPEAYRLSNGTVDLVVVPEIGRIMRYGYLGRPNVLWENAGLRGKTLDPARPSPEWVNFGGDKLWPAPQSAYWPPDPHLDGAPQTVTIMSGTRLRMESPRSAKLGIRFVRVIALADSGTGVRIRNTVVNDSRDEVEVSVWEVTQISEPAWAALDVYRRGRFPRGYYVFPDSAPAAGALTARRGEVRLRRDPRQAGKIGADSPRGRVRARVGRVVFSVSAPFEKDALYPDQGCAQEIWSNPDPLRYMELELLGPIVRLRSGAAQTLETRWRLERARD
- a CDS encoding ABC transporter substrate-binding protein; amino-acid sequence: MSRPPTNTPAPPGALAARLRRSRAALGAVLGLGIALLALLPASCGRAPGTVAEGGAIRFWNGFTGPDGATMERMTKRFTAETGIPVRMQIIPWATYYDKLTLSLAYGDAPDLFVCHANRIAEFARYQVFAPIAPLLAADPSFDVDDIIPRVRSAATYCGTQVALPLDCHPQGLYYNARLFREAGIVDAGGRAAPPRTLDEFLAAARRLTRDEDGDGQPEQWGFAFTWLRTNWITFLSQFGAGILTPDLSRAALAEPPALEATRLMRDLIYRYRVAPKPEGIDAWMGFRQGRVAMAIEGIYMISSLQTQPGLSYAGAPVPRFGPNPGVWGGSHMLCLPRDLPAERQARAWRLMRYLSDHSLDWAAGGQVPVRRSLLRTARFRRMTVQYQFSHQLPYVVFEPPSPKSNEVTPFVDSAIQAVLLGIQSPRAAAADASRRINQVLERP
- a CDS encoding phytanoyl-CoA dioxygenase family protein → MLSAEQRAHWESDGYVRLGQVADERLLSSMQTRIDDLMLGNLPNEHIWFQPDSETGRYGDVPSTNGRWAGATLAYRKIERLERDPVFLAYVQHPVFRAITRELVGENVSIFRAMFMNKPARKGTHLPYHQDAGTQWGLDRDPFMTIWTALDDATVANGCVQVIPGSHRLGLLSEHGHTITAEQEIQHARDEASAFLEARAGEALLLHNLLLHRSGINETDRPRRAFSVVYMDAATRDATGRGREFPRVFGEGAMATATA
- a CDS encoding metallophosphoesterase family protein, which encodes MAPTLRFREDGSFTVVQITDTHYQNGEPRDLQTLDLLQSVVDAERPDLVVLTGDVIAGGACLDPADSWRKLVAPLESRGQLWMAVFGNHDDEGGATRADLMEVQREHPHCLSEPGPPNLPGVGNYVLPIAAGDGRLAAALYGIDSLSYAPRAVEGYAWVTREQIGWYLGVAAALAPVHAEGRSAEEAVRAAREAALVPRSSPERSTLPALAFMHIPLPEYDEVWDHRACRGSKHESVCCPKLNSGLFAAMVEAGDVMGVFVGHDHVNDFEGELHGVRLCYGRGSGYNTYGREGFPLGARVIRLREGHRGFETWIRLHAGGIAPAPPEHAPKGRVLTEEG
- a CDS encoding PAS domain-containing protein; the encoded protein is MALSAGAARPTVRDAMLRLSQRLTEPLEVRDIARALAATARELFHGDAFFFSLLEVGGSLTGVYAEDTPHDALGPVEVPFGGGMRIGETMRGVLDGHPCVINRSAPPRETVPFGCTDRLSRSLLYAPVTWHARVVAVLSVQSYTPCRYAETDLSLLQVMANLAGAAVARSWAERALRESEERLNLVLKGANDGFWDWDLAAGSIYRCPRWHAMLGYGSEEIPPNPEAWRALVHPEDRPHVLRALDDHLEGRTDAYEEEYRVRARSGAWIWVLDRGRVVARGADGSATRAAGTQADVTHRKRAEADLAEANAGLEAALGRAQRLALDAEAASRAKGAFLANMSHEMRTPMNGVIGMAEILLGTALDPEQRECAQALRLSAGKLLRLVNDVLDLSRIESGRLAIEAEPVDLRQLVADVIANSSPEALAGGPRIHSRVDAEVAHVRIDPAHVRQILGNLVANAVKFAPSGEVVVTAERVLAEGGTASLRLTVRDTGIGIPEDRQEAVFQAFTQVDGSVTRRYGGAGLGLTIVRQLVLLMRGTVSVESAAGRGSTFRVDLPLDAEPASARPVPASGSSPAPAVAALDRERLAQASGGDAQFEQELLDELVASTGDYLSEASAALAAGDVARVCASAHALRGSAATVGAAALERVCSALERAARSGAAEEARDLLARLAVEADRLVEIAAARGRGQTA